The Camelina sativa cultivar DH55 chromosome 16, Cs, whole genome shotgun sequence sequence GCGACAGCTTGTAACTCGTACATACCTCTGTTTCTTCAGCTTTCTCAGAAACCATTGAGTTAACAGAGTTGATATTAATACCAACATGGTTATCATTAATATCGCCAAAACGTTTATCTTGGAAGACATCAAACTCTACGGCAAAGAGATGGTTATTAGGATTGCCATTGGTCGTACTGTTAACTAGACCGAGGAAGCCATGGGTTGAGTCTTTGTCGTAGTTTACGGTTGGGATAACGATGAAGGCGAGACCATGACCGAGGTTGTTAGGGTTTGACCGACGAGGAGTGATGGAGAATGTGAAAGATGTTTTGAAAGagtaaacagaagaagaagtgttgTTGGATGGTTTGAATGGGATTGGATCTGTGTATAGGCCTGAACATGTGAGAATGGAATATTGTCACGGGTCATGGAGAGAGCTCCGGATCGGCTCATGCCATCGGTTGCTGGTCCTAGCTCGGCATATCCGATGAAGACTAGATTTGTTCCGTCGAAATGGTTGAAGTTGAATTTGACGGCGGAGATGGTTTCAGAGCTTAACAAAGCTATGAACAGAgcaataaaacataattttttcatttgcaTTATGAGTTTTGTGtacttgtgtttgattttggtatATTATGGTAATTAGGGAAGGTGgtgtgtattatatatatagggtgGCAAGAGACATCCACTTTGACTTTTCAAACATTTAGTACTAGTGGTTAATTTAGATAGCATCAACTCGGACACATAAAAAGActcattaattttatttctagTTGATTATTCTGTTTAGcactaaatatttatttagtagtTTCAATCATGTCCAACACACATCAGTTTTAACATAACGTCGGTGGTGCAACTACCACTAACATGTATCCTCCAAAACAAACGAAACGATTGTTCTTGACTTCGCTTGTATGTGTTTGGAAGGTTATCTCAacatgtttacatatatatggcGAAGTGGTCTAAGTCTAACCACCTCCTACAGTATCTTTAGTCTCCTCCCATACGGAATTCGTCGAAGACAAGCTTTGTTACATGATGACATGGATGATATGGATGAATATTAGTCTTATTCACTTCCagtcgttttttatttttgggcaatttttaatgggcttttattgTTTATCTCTTCGAATactttttggtttctatttATTGCTTATCTCTTATACACAAAACTACGTAGTATCCGTTTGAGCCTGACCGAAACGTATCTATCGGTTCGTTTGTTtgcttatgtttgtttttgttatttgattgtgaatgtgATAACTAAACAATACTTCCTTTGTTTCACAATATGTGTCATTTTGATACTTTatacacaaattaataaaatatattacaatatcTCATATACTCTTtgaatttaaattgatttttgatatttttcaacGAAAATGAggttaaaattagaaatttatgcttaattaatatattttgaaacaaaataatattgttaaaataatattttttgtgaaacagaggaagcatTCAAAGTCTACTTAATTATTCTGAGAAAATgttagttaaaacttaaaactactAAAAATGACTAACATAAAAATTTGGAGATACTACTAAATCAGGAATTAAAACGTCGTTGATTTTTAGTAATCTGAGACAACAATAATTCATCACAATGTCGGTAAAGCCATAAAATTGAGCATTTATTTCACTTCAATTATCGCAAGCTAAAGTCACGACAGATAGTGAAccagaaacaaaccaaaagaaaaccgATGATCTCGAACCAGATAGAACCGATTATTTCTTCAGTTCTGGAAAGCCCAGTCCCAAATCTCGTGACGCTGGACACCATGTCCCATCGAACCGGCGAAACCGATATACATTACCTCGTGAACCACATTGGAAAGGTCGAATTTTGCTTCGATCAAAGGCCGGTTCGGTTTCTTCAAATGTGCCAAACCAATGGTAACCGAGATGACTTTGTGATTGTTGTTGTACTCGATCCAAGCCCTGTATCTGTCTCCACTACTCAGCTTCAAATCCTTAAACAACCAACCGTTTCTTGTCATAACCCAATAACCGGATTTGACCGAAACCACCGAATCAACCGAGTTAATGTCGACTCCGACATGGTTATCGTTCATATCACGGAGGTTCTTGTCCTGAAAGACATCAAACTCGACAGCAAAGAGATGGTTATTAGGATTACCGTTGCTGGTTCGGTTCACAAGACTGAGATAACCTAAACCGGAACCGTCGTGTTGGTTAGCGGGTACGACGATGAAGGCGAGGCCGTGACCTGGACCAGGGTTTGTTTTAGGAGTAATGGAGAAAGTGAAAGAGGTTTTGAAAGGGTAGAGAGACGTAGCGTTAGGCTTGAAAGTGACTGGACTGATGTGAATAGCTCGGCCGTGTGAGAAAGGGATGTTGTCTCGTGTCAATGCGATGGCTCCGGAGCTGTTCGGACCATACTCAGCGTCTCCATGGAATGATATTAGACCGGTGCCATTACCACCAaaggaattgaatttgaaattgtaAGCAGTGGTGGTTGTGGATTGAGAGGTGAAGAAGATAGCTATGAACAGAGTGGTGAAACAGAGCATTTggttcttcattttttttttttcgctttgTTTTTGGGAATTTGGGAAGTGAAACTGTGAAAGTGATCAACTTTATAAAAGGCGATTAGAGGGTGAAGATATCAAGAAAGGTTTTTGGCTTTGTGTTAAAATAATGGacattgagaaagaaaaaagagacaaagaatTTGAATTATGGCGTTATATGACAAATTCTACTTCTGAAAATGCACAAAaacgtttcttctttttttctttttctgtggcCACGATGCTGCAAACAAGACTTTATGAGTGGTGGTGgccaaatgagaaagaaaaaacaaaaaaagttaaattttcgTATCCACTATAATTGAATGAAAGCatggataacaaaaaaaaaatgactagtACGATGAGGTTGGTCCGTCGCTTTCCCTAACACTATTCTCTCAttcatataaaatcaaatcttaacatatttcatttagttataccgaaactaattttttaaaagattttttttagtattatacaaagtgaattttgtatttgttaATGCTAATAATAGTTCATTTCTGTTTTCAATATCTCTAAAAGCACTTCTAATGGGAGCTTCTTAGAGGGTTTCgtaacattaaaattaaaaaaattaatcaagaaaaaggaaagagagttaGGAGAGGATCTTTGTTAAGATGTAAGAACCTTTGAGTTCTTATTAAGAACCTGATATGCCACTTGtcttaaatttttgaataaataagaaaattaacctaaaataatattacaaaatattgcCATTAGAGATGCTCTAGTTCTCAAtaattatagtataatatttaaattataattctagaatatatttaaattataattatagtgCAATGAATCTTAGCTTGATTGATACCTCTTaaactattttataaattattataaaagacatagactatatatttaaaataattccaATATAGTTAATTAGTTATGCTATGTATTATGATTTTCCCCTTAAATATGGTATACAAGTCATCACGTTTTGGTCCAATCTTCTAATAGAAGATGAAACTTTCTACAGCAAGGTATTTGCCACCATATATACCTCTGTTCATATTTGAGAAactaatttgatttggtttagttaGTTTAACAGTATTCAAGTTATGGGTTCGATCATGAAAAGTAttagtattagtattatttaaacaaacaattcaaGTTCAAAACCATGAAGTAAAAGTATTTGTATTCTCCATACGCATAACAAAATCATAGACATTCATGGACCCTTAATCGAGTATGATTTAGGATAAAGTTACAAGAATAAATATTCCTAAGAAAGACTTTACCACTCTTAACTATGCAAAAACCATGAAGCAGAATTCAAAATGGTGTCATCTCAAGAAAAGaatgatcaaaagaaaattGGACAACCAACATAATAAATCTAGACATATTTTACTAATCACATGTGTCCTATGTTAAgaaataaatctaacaaactcTTATAATGTTCTAGAATAGTAAACAGAGAAGtgattaaataaaacata is a genomic window containing:
- the LOC104751221 gene encoding lectin-like protein At1g53070 — encoded protein: MKNQMLCFTTLFIAIFFTSQSTTTTAYNFKFNSFGGNGTGLISFHGDAEYGPNSSGAIALTRDNIPFSHGRAIHISPVTFKPNATSLYPFKTSFTFSITPKTNPGPGHGLAFIVVPANQHDGSGLGYLSLVNRTSNGNPNNHLFAVEFDVFQDKNLRDMNDNHVGVDINSVDSVVSVKSGYWVMTRNGWLFKDLKLSSGDRYRAWIEYNNNHKVISVTIGLAHLKKPNRPLIEAKFDLSNVVHEVMYIGFAGSMGHGVQRHEIWDWAFQN